GAAGCCTGGGAGGGATGCCTCTCCGGCGGCGTGACGGGGGCCCTGCTCGATTGCCACAGCAACTGGACAGCCGCCTGGCACCTCATGCGACGGGCGGGCCTCACCGACCGGGTCCCGAACACCGTCACCGCCGACTTCCACGTGCGCCTGCTGCGCCCCACCCCCACCGACGGCCCCCTCACGCTGCGCGCGCATCCGGTCGAGATCTCCGATGATCGGGCCACCGTGGAAGCCACGCTCGAGGCCCGCGGCAAGGTATGCGCAACCTGTCGCGGCACCTTCGTCGCCGTGAAGGAGGGCCACCCCGCCTACGGTCGCTGGTAGCCCGAGCCCACCGCTACCGCACCCGCGAAGGGCCGCGAGGGCGCTGCGCAGGTAGGACACGTCCAACCCGCGCCGAACTTCCCGAGACTCTCCCCATCACCACCCCCCACAGAAGGTTCACGCATGTTCTCCGAAGTCAGCACCAACGTCCGCTTCCCCCTCCTCGAAGAGGAGATCCTCACCCTCTGGCGCGAGCAAAGCGCGTTCCAGGCCTCTCTCGACCTGCGAAAAGGCGCACCCGAGTTCGTGTTCTACGAAGGCCCCCCCACTGCCAACGGACGTCCCGGCGTTCACCACATCCAGGCCCGTGCCTACAAGGACCTCTTCCCCCGCTACAAGACCATGCAGGGCTTCCTCGTGAACCGCAAGGCCGGGTGGGACTGTCACGGCCTCCCCGTCGAGCTCGAGGTCGAGAAGCGACTCGGCTTCTCAGGAAAGCAGGCCATCGAGGCCTACGGTGTCGAGCCGTTCAACAAGCAGTGCCGCGCCTCGGTGATGGAGTACGAGCAGGCGTGGCGCCAGATGACCGAGCGCATCGGATACTGGGTCGATCTCGACCGCCCGTACATGACCATGAGCAACGACTACGTCGAGAGCGTCTGGTGGTCGTTGCGCCAGCTGTGGGACAAGGGGCTGGTCTATCTCGGCTACAAGGTGGTGCCGTACTGCCCGCGCTGTGGCACGCCGCTCTCTTCGCACGAGGTGGGTCTGGGGTACAAGGACGTGGTCGATCCGTCGATCACCATCCGGTTCACCCTCAAGAACCCGGCTTCGCTCGGCCTGCCCGAGGGCACGTCGCTGCTGGTGTGGACCACCACCCCCTGGACGCTGCCCGGGAACGTGGCCGCGGCCGTCAACCCCGGCCTCGAGTACGTGGCGGCTCGCCGCGCCGATGGAGACGAGATCTTCATTCTCGCACGCTCGCTGATGACGCGGGTCCTCGGGGAAGACG
Above is a window of Pseudomonadota bacterium DNA encoding:
- a CDS encoding PaaI family thioesterase, which codes for MTSGDAVGLSLQERYAPHGVCFGCGVENPRGLRIRSFPEGDEVVAAWRAEPWHEAWEGCLSGGVTGALLDCHSNWTAAWHLMRRAGLTDRVPNTVTADFHVRLLRPTPTDGPLTLRAHPVEISDDRATVEATLEARGKVCATCRGTFVAVKEGHPAYGRW